A genomic region of Papaver somniferum cultivar HN1 chromosome 7, ASM357369v1, whole genome shotgun sequence contains the following coding sequences:
- the LOC113295752 gene encoding uncharacterized protein LOC113295752 has translation MVAQTCKELQETNNKQQIEIDKLHSKVNNLAIQFSTMSTKDDLQSMKTEIDTSMLNLKTDIEKSLDKSIQSQLEIFFSTQDASGSNNGGFHSNFHSRGRDSNHFHRTPKLDFPRFDGDNPKSWIQKCEYYFQMHNIAELHLTKMEAIHMDGKTSKWYDNFCLTQAVIPWPYFCQSVCARFENPAHDNIVGIFNKLAQITTVDAYFEEFEYYKALLLGVHQDFPESYFIASFIGGLKEELRSSVLMFDPKTLLHAFSLARMQERTLVQARKAQGLCFNCDEAYKRGHVCKKQYLCVLIGEEAEEIYDTGVDTSNETDEEPPLESDMVISIHALTGTVSGETIIIPGFIKKKAISILTDTGSTHNFIDSALAVSLQCSIAQTGNLLVTVANGDKTVSSGVFFQLEWTMQGYKFSGDLRLLPLGGCDIVLGADWLRNLGDVHFNFSKLCITFKHKGKKITLTGVHQKSSLSMMSGSALKNFFQKHSHGIVGQFFSISGSPTPLPTPPPITTLLNEFSDVFTDTKTFPPERTLDHQIPLKENFEPVNLRPYTCPYIQKSIVEELVKEMLHSGIIQPSHNPFSSPILLVKKKDNTWRFFVDYRKLNNITIKDKFPIPIIEDLLNELHGSRFFTKIELKSGYHQIRVSPGDVHKTAFKTHHGHFEFKVMPFGLTNAPATFQALMNDIFHQHLRKFILVFFDDILVYIPSLETHLVHLQTTLELLRLHQLTANFSKCSFGQSSIDYLGHIITDTWVKDDPDKIFAMVGWPTPTNLKALRGFLGLTGYYRKFLKNYGLLSKPLIDLLKKDAFSWSPEATTTFLNLKRAMTTTPVLALPDFTKQFILETDACDLGIGAILMQEGRAIAFYNKPLGPRAAALSTYEKELLAIVQAVTKWKHYLQGQHFIIHIDHQSINYFLKQKISTTLQQKWLMKLLGFDYEVKYKKGSENKVADALSRRPHMPASCNSISLSQPVWAQEVIASYTADPKAQEVITQLSITPHTTTPFSYTNGRNKGEHTFPTGLLQPLPIPDHAWQHISMDFIEGLPMSERKSVILVVVYRLTKYIHFIGLHHPFTAAFVAREFISHVFNLHGLPSSIISDRDKIFTINFWQDLFQALGTQLRLSTAYHPQTDGQTERRDAMLDLLKEALHKSQERMKFYVDMKRTDRVFSEGDKVYLKLQPYRQTSVALRRNLKLAAKYYGPFTVIQKIGQVAYRLQLPVEARIHNVFHVSQLKQHIGSNHIPSPSLPTLDTDGHFLVIPAAALVSRTIIRNGIYVPQLIIQWTNPLPSDATWEDVKHIAHHFPKFSP, from the exons ATGGTGGCTCAAACTTGCAAGGAGCTTCAAGAAACCAACAATAAACAACAGATCGAAATCGATAAATTACATTCAAAGGTAAACAACTTAGCCATACAATTCAGTACTATGTCTACTAAAGATGACCTTCAGTCGATGAAGACGGAAATTGATACTAGTATGTTGAATCTTAAAACTGACATTGAAAAAAGTTTAGACAAAAGTATTCAATCTCAGTTGGAAATTTTTTTTTCCACTCAAGATGCTTCAGGTTCTAATAATGGTGGATTTCACTCTAATTTTCATTCTAGGGGTCGCGATTCAAATCACTTTCATCGAACGCCTAAGTTGGACTTTCCTAGATTTGATGGGGACAACCCAAAAAGCTGGATTCAGAAGTGTGAAtattattttcagatgcacaataTCGCTGAGCTTCACTTGACAAAGATGGAAGCAATTCATATGGATGGTAAGACAAGTAAATGGTATGATAACTTTTGTCTTACACAGGCTGTTATTCCTTGGCCATATTTTTGTCAGAGTGTGTGTGCTAGATTTGAAAACCCTGCACATGATAACATTGTTGGCATATTCAATAAATTAGCTCAAATTACTACTGTTGATGCTTATTTTGAGGAGTTTGAATATTACAAGGCTTTATTATTGGGAGTGCACCAGGATTTTCCTGAATCCTACTTCATTGCTAGTTTCATTGGTGGCCTGAAAGAAGAATTAAGAAGTTCAGTTCTTATGTTTGACCCAAAAACCTTACTTCATGCATTTTCACTTGCTAGAATGCAAGAACGGACCCTT GTACAAGCAAGGAAAGCTCAAGGTCTTTGTTTCAACTGTGATGAAGCTTACAAGAGGGGCCATGTTTGTAAGAAGCAGTACTTATGTGTACTTATAGGGGAGGAAGCTGAGGAAATTTATGACACTGGTGTAGATACTTCAAATGAAACTGATGAGGAACCTCCACTGGAAAGTGATATGGTAATCTCCATACATGCTTTAACTGGTACTGTCTCAGGGGAAACTATCATAATTCCTGGTTTTATTAAAAAGAAGGCCATCTCCATCTTAACTGACACTGGCAGCACTCACAACTTTATAGATTCGGCTTTAGCTGTCAGTTTACAGTGTTCCATTGCTCAGACAGGAAATTTATTGGTCACAGTAGCTAATGGTGATAAAACTGTGAGCTCAGGGGTTTTCTTTCAGTTGGAATGGACTATGCAAGGTTACAAGTTCTCTGGGGACTTGAGACTACTTCCTCTAGGTGGGTGTGACATTGTTTTGGGTGCTGACTGGTTAAGAAACTTGGGGGATGTTCATTTCAACTTTTCCAAACTTTGTATCACCTTCAAACACAAAGGTAAGAAGATTACATTAACTGGTGTTCACCAAAAGTCTTCATTAAGTATGATGAGTGGCTCTGCACTTAAGAATTTTTTTCAGAAACACTCTCATGGCATTGTGGGCCAATTTTTCTCAATCTCAGGCTCTCCTACACCCCTCCCTACACCACCACCCATCACAACCTTACTTAATGAGTTCTCTGATGTTTTCACTGATACAAAAACCTTTCCACCTGAGAGAACATTGGATCACCAAATTCCTCTCAAGGAAAATTTTGAACCAGTAAACCTCAGACCTTATACATGTCCTTACATCCAAAAGTCTATTGTTGAGGAGTTGGTCAAGGAAATGCTCCATTCCGGGATCATACAACCAAGCCACAACCCATTTTCATCTCCCATTTTACttgtcaaaaagaaagacaacactTGGAGATTTTTTGTTGACTATAGAAAGTTGAACAACATTACCATTAAGGATAAATTTCCAATACCTATTATAGAGGATCTGCTTAATGAATTGCATGGGTCTAGATTCTTCACTAAGATTGAATTAAAGTCTGGTTACCATCAGATCAGAGTTTCTCCTGGAGATGTCCACAAAACAGCATTTAAAACTCATCATGGGCATTTTGAATTCAAGGTAATGCCATTTGGTCTCACTAATGCACCAGCTACAttccaagcactaatgaatgaTATTTTTCATCAACATCTCAGAAAATTCATTCTGGTATTTTTTGATGACATTCTGGTTTATATCCCTTCCTTAGAAACTCACTTAGTTCACTTACAAACAACTTTGGAACTTCTTAGACTGCATCAGCTGACAGCAAACTTCTCCAAATGCTCTTTTGGTCAATCTAGCATTGATTACTTGGGACACATTATTACAGACACTTGGGTTAAGGATGACCCTGACAAGATCTTTGCCATGGTTGGGTGGCCAACTCCTACAAATTTGAAGGCCTTGAGAGGATTCTTGGGCCTTACAGGTTATTATAGGAAATTTTTGAAGAATTATGGCCTCCTCAGTAAGCCACTTATTGACCTATTAAAGAAGGATGCTTTCAGTTGGTCTCCTGAAGCCACCACAACTTTTCTCAACCTCAAAAGAGCAATGACAACTACCCCTGTGTTGGCTCTGCCTGATTTTACTAAACAGTTCATCCTTGAAACAGATGCTTGTGACTTAGGTATTGGAGCTATACTCATGCAAGAAGGGAGAGCTATAGCCTTCTACAACAAACCTCTTGGTCCCAGAGCTGCTGCCTTATCCACTTATGAGAAGGAGCTGTTAGCAATTGTTCAAGCTGTCACTAAATGGAAGCATTATTTACAAGGTCAGCACTTCATCATTCACATTGACCATCAAAGCATCAATTACTTCCTGAAACAAAAAATTTCTACCACTTTGCAGCAGAAATGGCTTATGAAACTTCTAGGCTTTGATTATGAAGTAAAGTATAAAAAGGGTTCAGAGAATAAAGTAGCTGATGCCCTCTCAAGAAGACCTCATATGCCCGCTTCTTGCAATTCTATTTCATTGTCACAGCCTGTTTGGGCTCAAGAAGTAATTGCTAGTTACACTGCTGACCCTAAAGCTCAAGAAGTAATCACTCAACTAAGCATTACTCCTCATACTACAACTCCATTTTCTTATACTAATGGG AGGAATAAAGGTGAACATACATTTCCAACTGGGTTACTACAACCACTTCCTATTCCAGATCATGCTTGGCAACACATCTCAATGGACTTCATTGAAGGCTTACCCATGAGTGAAAGGAAGTCAGTTATATTAGTGGTTGTTTACAGACTAACAAAGTATATCCATTTCATTGGTCTCCACCACCCATTCACTGCTGCTTTTGTTGCAAGAGAATTCATTTCACATGTTTTCAATCTCCATGGTCTACCATCTTCCATTATCTCTGACAGAGACAAGATTttcaccatcaatttttggcaagACCTGTTTCAAGCTCTGGGCACTCAGTTACGTCTAAGTACTGCTTACCATCCTCAAACAGATGGTCAAACTGAGAGA AGAGATGCAATGCTTGACTTACTTAAGGAAGCTCTTCACAAATCTCAAGAGAGAATGAAGTTTTATGTTGACATGAAGAGAACTGATAGAGTTTTCTCAGAGGGAGACAAGGTTTATCTGAAACTACAGCCTTATAGACAGACTTCTGTAGCTCTCAGAAGAAACTTGAAGCTTGCTGCAAAGTACTATGGGCCATTTACAGTCATTCAAAAAATTGGTCAAGTTGCTTACAGGTTACAACTGCCAGTGGAAGCAAGAATCCATAATGTTTTTCATGTCTCCCAATTGAAGCAGCACATTGGATCCAACCACATTCCTTCTCCCTCATTGCCCACATTGGATACTGATGGACACTTCCTTGTCATTCCAGCTGCTGCTCTAGTTTCCAGGACAATTATCAGAAATGGCATTTATGTACCCCAACTAATTATTCAGTGGACCAATCCACTTCCTTCAGATGCTACATGGGAGGACGTGAAGCACATTGCTCATCATTTTCCGAAGTTtagtccttga